Below is a genomic region from bacterium.
TCGACTGACGAAGGGCGAGGACTGGACTCTCGGCGGACTCGCGTCTGGCGAATCCGGCTTCGCCGCGCGGGTCGGACGCCATTCGCTCATTCTCTCGGATGGGCTCCGCGATACCCTTGCGCGCGTGAAGACACGAGACTCCGTTCGCGCCGAGATCGAGATCGATGCGCCGATCGAATCCGTCTGGCAAGTGCTAGGCGACCTCGACCGCTACTGCGACTGGAACCCGTTCACGCCGAGGGCCGACTCGGGCCTCTCGATCGGCGATCCGATCTGGTTCCGCGTCCGGCTCTTCGGCGACTGGACGATTCCGTGGCGGGAGCGCGTGACGCGCAACGCGCCCCACACCCTGGGCTGGGAGCTGGTCCTCGGCCACCGGCGCCTGCTTCATGCCGAGCGCGTCCAGGTCCTGACCGAGGTCGACCCGCACCGGACCCACTACATGACCGAGGACCGCTTCAGCGGATGGCTCGCCGGACTCGTCCTCGTTCTCTTCGGGGGCTCGATGGGCAAGGGGTTCGCGGATTGCGCTCACGGCCTGAAGAAGGCCTCGGAGAATCGTCGATGACGACCGCCAATGGCGCTCCGGGCACGCTCCGCGTCCTGCTGACCGGAGGGGCCGGCTTCCTCGGCCGCGCGATCCTGCGCGAGTTCTCGAAGCTGCCGGACGTCGAGGTTCGCGTGCTCGATCGAGCCCCCCTCGACCCCGAGCGCTTCCCGGACGTCGAGTTCCGGGTGGGGGACATCGTCGACTACGAGACCGTGGTCGACGCCTGCCGCGACGTCGACGTCGTGCTGCACGCCGCCTCGCAGGTCGATTGGGGACACACCACGCGGGAAGCCCTCGAAGCCGTGAACGTGGGCGGGACGCGAACGGTGATCGGGGCCTGCCGCGAGGCGGGCGTGGCGGGGCTCGTCTACACGAGCTCGATGGACGTGGTCTGCGGGACCGAGCCGCTCTCCGGTGTCGACGAACGGCACCCGTACCCCGCGCGGTTCACGAACGAGTATTCGCGGACGAAGGCGGTCGCGGAGCAAGAGGTGCTCGCGGCCGACGACGCGACGCTCCGGACGTGTGCGCTTAGGCCGTGCGGTCTCTTCGGCGAAGGCGACCCCTATCACGTGGCGAACGTGCTGGACGTGCTCGAGAAGGACGGCCTGCCGTTCCGGATCGGCGACGGAACGGCTCGCTTTCAGCACGTCTACGTCGGCAACGTGGCGCATGCGCACGTGCTCGCCGCTCGCGCGCTCCTCGCCCCCGAGAGCCCGCTCCGCGGCGAGGCGTATTTCCTGACCGACGACTGCGAAGCGATCAACTTCCTCGACTTCATGGAGCCGATCGTCGAGGCGCTCGGACATCGGCTTCCGCCGAAGTCCAGGCGGATGCCGTATTCGATTCTCTTCGGGGTCGGGGCGCTGATGGAGGCGGCGGCATGGGTCGTTCGCGGCCTCTCGAGATTGGCGCCGGAAGGATCCCGTGTCCGGGAGAAGGTCGCCTTCGCACCGGTGCTCACCCGGTCGAGCGTCCGGTTCCTCTGCCACGACCACGTCTTCGACGGAAGCAAGGCCCGGCGCGATCTCGACTACAAGCCGATCTATGGCGAGGCCGAGGCGCTCGAGCGGACGATCGCCTGGTTCCGCGACGAGAGGTGAGGGCGGGTCCTCGAAGGCGGCGTGATCGATTCGGGCGCTAGGCCTGGCCGCGAAGCGCCCGGCGTGCCTCGAAGCGGAACGTATAGCCGCCCGTGAAGCGCGCGATTCCCAACTCGGGCGGCTCCGGGGCGGGCTCGGCCTTCGTGTCGATCGTGATCTCCCAGGCGAGCTTGGCATCACCGGGCGAAGCCGCGCGGACCCGGGCACGACGGTTGACGTGCTGGACCATCGCTTCGATCCCCGGATGGGGCTCCGGGCCGAGCTGACGGAACCAGCTCAGCTCGGTCTCCTCCTGAAGCGCGGGGCAGTCGCGGATTTCGAGGCGGATCGTGTTCGCATCCGCCAGCTCGACCCGCGCATCGACGTAGCTGCGCGGCTGGAAGTGCGGGTGGAGCTGCAGGACCTTCGCGATCGTCTCGAGGTCGTCGCCTTCGAGCCCGAGGCCCGCGTAGTTCTGGAGGCGCTCCACCGCCGTCTCGGCGTGTCCCACCCACATCCGGTCGCCCATCTGGATCCCCTTCTCCTCGCCGAGCGCCTGGCCGTTGCAGAGGATGAACGACTGCATGAGCAGCAGCGTCTGCACGCAGAACTCCTGACTGATCCCGACGAGGGCGCGGTGGGAGAAGTCCTGGAGCTGGGCGTGCGGGTCGAAGGCATGGGTGTAGTCGGTCCATCCGCCGGGCTCCGCGTCCCCGTCCGGAAGAACGAGGTCGATCGTGGCGAGCTTGCGGTCGGCCATCACCTCGAGGTTCGGGTGATGCGTGAAGGGCTGGCTCTCTTCCGAGAGGTAGACGGCCCAGCGGCAGTGGGGATAGCGCCCGGCGCCGTTCCCGACGACGCCGAGCACGTCGTCGTCGATTCGCGGCGGGCGGTGGATCGGACGCATGACCATGCGCGGGTTCGTCGCGGCGGCGGTGGCGTCGAAGGTGGGGTCCTCGATGTCGTGGCACATGAGCTTCACGGTCTTCTGGTTGCCGGTCTTCTCGATGTCGAGAAGGGCCCCGCAATGACAGAGCCAGAACTCGCCGTACTCGGGCGAGTCGAGGCGGAACTGGAAGTCCATGAACTGCTGGGGTGATCCGACCTCGAGCTGCAATCCCTTGAAGACCGTCTCGACGGTGTCGCCCTCGAAGCCGAGAAAGCGTTGCATGCGCTTGGAGTAGATCGGGCTCGCACCCATCCACTCCTCGATCCCCGATCGTACGAAGCCATCGGTCCCTTGCTCCATCCCGACGAGGGGCTGGCCGCAGCGATCGAGCAGATGACCGATCAGCAGGTACTCGTAGCCGAGCTTGACGAGCGCCGAACGCGAGAAGTCGGCGAGGGTGAGGTCGGGGTCGAAGGGACCCGAGTAGTCGTCGCGAAGGGGCATGGCCGTCTCTCCAACGAGAGACCAGCGTGCTGGCCTCCTGCGGCTCGTCTTCGGTTACGATGATCGCCGGTAGGCGGCGCTTCATCCAGCCCCTGGCGCGCTCCAAGCGGAGTAGAGCAGGGTGCCGCAGAGATCTTCCGGGTCGCCCAGGACCCTGGCCAGGGTCTCGAGAATCGAGTGGGCGGGCATGTCCCCGCCAAGCGGGTTCTGCAGGAACGAACGGAGTCGAAGGATGGGCGATCGAGCTGGCGAATTCATGCGGACGGGGACGGGTGGTCGGCGCTCTCCGGGGGCCTCGGGCCAGAAGGGATCGGGTGGGATCCGCGGGACGATCGCGGCCTGCGTGCTCCTCTTTGCAGGGATCGCCGGCGCGGCGCAGGAGCGGCCGAACGTCGTGATCGTCATCATGGACGACGTCGGCTTCGCGGATCTCGGCGCCTACGGCTCCGAGATCGAGACGCCGACCATCGATCGGCTGGCGGAGAACGGCCTGCGCTACACGCACTTCACCGTGACGGGGGTCTGTTCACCGAGCCGGGCCGCGCTCCTGACCGGGCTGAATCATCACTCCGCCGGCGTCGGTCACGCCTCGGACATCCCTCGCGAGTTCCGCGGCTATCGCGGCGAGATCCACGAGGACATCACGACCCTGCCGGAAATCCTTCGCGCCGAGGGCTATGCGACGCTCATGGTCGGCAAGTGGCACCTCGTGAACGGGGTCCACCGAACGGCGGCGGGGCCCTACGACGAGTGGCCGACCGGACGCGGATTCGACCACTTCTACGGATTCCTCGCCTCCCACGCGAGCCAGTGGGGCCCCCACGATCTCTGGGAGGGGACCACGGCCGTCGAGGCCCCGGCGGACGGCAGCTACTACTTCCCCGACGCGATGACCGACCGCGCGCTCGAGATGCTCGAGGCGCAGCGGCAGGACGATCCGGACCGTCCCTTCTTCCTCTACTACTCGACGCCAGCGGCCCACGCGCCCCACCACACGAAGCCCGAGGACCGCGCGAAGTACGCCGGGCGCTTCGATCGAGGATACGACGTGTCGCGCGCGGAGCGCCTGGCGCGGCAGAAGGGGATGGGGCTCGTTCCCGAGGACGCGCCGCTCGCTCCCTACTACCCCGGCGTCGTTCCCTTCGACGAGCTCTCCGACGAGGAGCGACGCGTGTCGACACGCCTCCAGGAGAACCACGCCGCGTACCTCGACAACATGGATCAGAACCTGGGGCGGGTGATCAGCTGGCTCTCCCAGCACGGCGAGCTCGAGAACACGATCCTGCTCGTGATGTCCGACAACGGCGGGAGTCGAGAAGCCTTTGCCAACGGCACGACGAACCAGGGGCGCTTCTTCAGTCAGTTCGGGGAGACCCACGAGCAGCGCATGCGCGAGCTGCCGCTCATCGGGGGACCCGACTCCTATCCGAACTATCCCCTGGGCTGGATGCAGGCGAGCAATACCCCCTTCAAGCTGAGCAAGGCGAGCGTGCACGGGGGCGGCGTCCGCTCCCCGCTCGTCGTGCACTGGCCCGGAGGAGGGATCGAGGCCGGCGGCCTACGCAAGCAGATGCACCACGTGAATGACGTCGCCCCGACGGTCCTCGAGCTGCTCGGGATCGAGCATCCCTCGTCCCGCGCCGAGAGCGAGGTCGTGCCGATGGAGGGGACGAGCTTCGCGTACTCCCTGGCCGATGCCGATGCGCCGACCCGCAAGCTCGAGCAGTACTACGAGATGGAGGGGAATCGGGCGATCTACGCGCGGGGCTGGAAGCTGGTCTCGTGGCACCCCGACGGCGAGTCCTACGAGGACTATCCGTGGGAGCTCTACCATCTCGACGAAGACCCGACCGAGTCGAAGGATCTGGCCGAGATCCATCCGGAGAAGGTCGTCGAGCTCTCGCAGGCCTTCGATGCGGCGGCGGCGCGCTACGACGTCCTGCCGATCGACGATCGGTGGTTCAACGACCGGGCCGGATTCACGAGCCCCGAGCCCGAGACATTCAGCCTGCAAGACGGGGCGGGGCCCCTGAATACCCTCGCCGAGGCGCCTCGCATGGCGATGCGTTCGTGGACGATCACCGCGCGGCTCTCGCGGGCGCAGGGCGACCAGGGCGTGCTCGTCGCCATGGGCGACATCTACTCCGGCTACTCGCTGTACCTCCAGGGCGATCGCGCGCATTTCGCGGTCAACCTCTTCGGGGACCTGACGGTCCTCCGTTCGAGCGCACCCCTGCCGGAGGGCGCGACCGAGATCGAGGTGGAGTTCCAGCACGACGGGACGTTCGAGGCGATCCTCCGCGGCGGGCTCTGGAGCCGGTATCGGTTCCTGGGCGGAGACGTCTCTCTGAAGGTCGATGGCATCGAAGTGGCCGAAGCGCGTCTGCCCTACGGGCCGCCCGTGCTGATCTGGGAGGGCCTCGACGTGGGGCTCGATCGGGGCTCGCCGGTGACGCGCGCGTACACGGCGCCTTTCGACTTCACGGGTGAGCTGGCGGAGGTTGCGTTCGATCTGCGTTGAGGTCGGATCGTCCGCGGATCCGTTGGCGCGCGCTGCTAGCCTCGGCCACCGATTCGCGATTCCCGGAGAGGAACGGCCACGATGCTCGAGATCCACCAGTTCGGATGTCTCTCCGACAACTACGGCTTTCTCGTCCACGATCCCGACTCCGGATCGACCGCGTGCGTCGATACGCCGGAGGTCGAGCCGACGCTCGCTGCCCTCCAAGAGAAGGGCTGGTCGCTGACCCATATCTGGAACACACACTGGCATCCCGATCACACGGGCGGCAACCAGGAGCTCCAGGAGAAGACGGGCTGCGCGATTCTCGGCCCGCGGAACGAGCGGGACCGGGTTCCGGGGATCGAGACGGAGCTGGGCGAGGGCAGCACGTTCGCGTTCGGGGCGCACGAGGTCCGCGTCTTCGACGTCCCCGGTCACACGGCGGGACACATCGCCTACTGGCTGCCCGAGGATTCCGTGGCGTTCGTGGGCGACACGCTGTTCGCCCTGGGATGCGGCCGCCTCTTCGAAGGGACGGCGGAGCAGATGTGGGACTCGCTCGGAAAACTGAGGACGCTGCCCCCGGAGACCGTGGTCTACTGCGCGCACGAGTACACCCAGGCGAACGCGCGGTTCGCGCTCAGCGTGGATCCCGAGAACGCCGATCTGACCCGACGCGTCCAGGAGATCGACGCGATGCGCGCCAAGGGCCTCGCCACGGTGCCCACCACGATCGGGGTCGAGCATTCGACGAACCCGTTCCTGCGCGCCGACGACCCGGCCTTCCAGCGCGCGATCGGCATGGAAGGCGCGGATCCCGTCGCGGTCTTCGCGGAGACGCGCAAGCGCAAGGACGAGTTCTGATCCGCTCGAGCGGCCCGTGAACGTGCGTCAGAGGTCTTCGAGCCTGGCCTCGATCGCGGCTCGTTCGCGCGCGGGCGCGGTGTAGTCCGCGTCGAGGAGGACGATCGAGGCGTACCCCTCGGAGAGCGCGACCGCGTCCGAGTCGTCCACGTCGCGCACGACCGCTTCCGGCGCACGGAAGGCCGGTGCGTAGACGCCCGGCGCCTTCTCCTCGAAGCCCAGCCCGAACTGCATCCCGCGCCCCTGGACCGCGAATCGAACGCCCTTGATCTCGTTCCAGGGAACGGCGGGCGCGTTCAGGTTGAGCCGCGTCCCAGCCGGCAGGAGCGGGCCGTCCCCTGCGGTCCGGACCAGTCGATCGATCACCTCGACGGCCCAGGCGGCGGTGTCTTCGAAGTGCTTCCGGTGGCGGGGCTCGTCCTCCTTGCCGATCTCGTTCGCGCTCACGGCGAGCGCCGGCGTCGAGCCCAGACCCGCGGCGATCGTGGTGGCGCCGACCGTTCCCGAGATTCCCGTGGCGGCGCCCGCGTTGGCGCCGGCGTTCGTGCCCGAGACCAGGAGGTCGAACGGGTCATCGGGGTCCGCGAAGGCCGAGAGGCCGAGCAACGCGCAGGTCGCGGGCGTCGCGTCGACACTGTACTCGCCGGGAGCGCGCTCCTCGACGCGGAGGGCACCGAAGGTCATCGAGGCGCTGCTCCCGCTTCGGTTGCCCTGGGGCGCGACGACCGTGACCCGGTGGCCGGCGCCGCGCAGCGCCGCCTCGAGCGTCTCGATCCCGGTGGATCCGTAGCCGTCGTCGTTCGTCAGGAGGATATGGAGCGGTCGCGCCTCGGCGGGCGGAACCGTCGCGCACGCCAGGCCCAGGCAGGTCGCCGCGAGTGCGATGAGGTGGAGAAGGGGGAAAGGCCGCATCGGGGATTCGGCTCGGGACTTCACGGGATCGTTGGATTGCTGCATGGGCCTATTGTGGATCGCCAGCCGGGCCAGGCAAGTTCCACGGGATCCATCCGATCCGGTCCCCTCCGAAGGCGCCGAGCCAGATCACGTCGTCGCGCTCGAGGGCGGCGGAAACGCCGCCGACCGCTGTGGCCGGGTCGTGGGTCCAGACCCGGCGTACCGCGAGTGTTTCCGGGTCGACCGTCGAGACGGCCGAGGGGAGGCTGCAGCCGCCTTCGAGGAGCTCGAAGCAACCGGTGGCTTCGATCGGACCCGCGATCTGGCCGCCGACGAGCACGCGGCCGTCCGCGGTCCAGCTGAGGTTGTCGGGATGGAAGCCGAGGGGCGCCGTCTGGCGACTCCCTCCGTCTAGACCAAGACGCACGAGCTGCTGCGCCCCCCATTCGGAGAAGTAGAGCGTCTCGCCATCCTGGGAGGTGACGATCCCGTTCGGGCCGTTCCCCTCGGAATCCGGGATGGCCCGGATGCCGGTCGACCGCGACCAGTGCCAGACGCGGCCCGTGTCGAGACCGAGCACGAGCGCGAGGGGCGAGAACAAGGACTGACTGACCATCTGCGTGACGACGAAGTCGCCGCCCGGGAGCGAGGCGACGTCGTTGAGCATCACGTTCTGCTCGAAGAGGATGCAGTCGGTCCAGGTGAGGGTCGGGACTCCGTCCTGCTCGCCGATCGCGAAGCGCTCGATCGATTCGCGGCCGCCGTGGTTCACGACCAGCAGCGTTCGTCGGTCGCGGCTCAATTCGATGCCGTGGGGCGCGAAGTCGTCGAGGGAAGGCGGGGCGCAGGAAGCGTTTCCGGCGCCCACCAGGGCCGTCTCGTCGGTCGGCCACACGACGCTCCGGGCGCCGTCGGTCGGGCGGAACGCGACGAGGCTGCCGGGCTCGTCGGCGAGCACCATTTGGCTGATCAACATCCACCCGTCGTCGAGGCCCACGAGGTCCTCGGGATTCTGGAAGCCGCAGATCGGGGTGGTGTCGTCGTCGGGGGCGCACTCGGGAAGCGGCGTATGCGAGGCGCAGCCTGCGAGCGCCGTGAGTGCGACCAGGGCAAGGATCGCCCCGGCAGGCCGGGGCGCGGACGTCGTCATCGATCTGTCTCCTCGTTGGCCAGAGCGAGCACGTTCGAGGATCGCTCGCCGGCGGCGCATCGTCATCGCCGAAGGTTACCGCCCGACCGTCTCGACGAAGCCGATCACCGGCGTGGCCGCCCCGGTTGGCGCCATCAGGATACCCGGTTCCGGGATCGCTCCCGCGGTCCGGATTCGTGACTCCTACACGTTCTCTGGCCCGCGAGCGGCGGCGTTCACCTACACTCTCGATCCTCACGTCGATCGAGAGGCGGATGAACGGTGCACGCAACGAACGCCGAGACCTGGAAGCACGATCACGACTACCTCGGAGAGAGTCTTGCACGGAACGAGCGCCAGACCCGCCTGGTGATCGCGCTGACCGCGGCCATGATGGTCGCCGAGATTTCGGCGGGCGTGGCCTACGGCTCGATGGCGCTCCTGGCCGACGGTTGGCACATGGCGAGCCATGCGTCCGCGCTCGGGATCACGGCCTTCGCGTACGGGTTCGCTCGGCGCCATCGACACAGCAGCCGCTACTCGTTCGGGACCTGGAAGGTGAGCATCCTCGGCGGCTACACGAGCGCGGTCGTGCTGGGCATCGTCGCCCTGGCCATCGCCTGGGAGTCGTTCGGCCGGTTCGTGAATCCGCGCGAGATCTCCTTCGATCAGGCGATCGGCGTCGCGATCCTCGGGTTGATCGTAAATCTGGTGTCGGCCTGGCTCCTGCGCGACGGCCACGATCACGGGCACGACCACGGTCATGACGGCCATCACCACCACGACCACAATCTGAGGGCCGCTTATCTGCACGTCCTCGCGGATGCGCTCACGTCCCTGACCGCGATCCTTGCGCTGGTCTGCGGCAAGTACTTCGGCTGGCATTGGATGGATCCGGCGATGGGGGTCGTGGGGTCGCTCGTGATCGGGCGCTGGGCCTACGGTCTCGTGCAGCAGACATCCTCGATCCTGCTCGACGGGGATGTCCCGCAATCGACTCTCGACGCGCTCCGGGCGGCAATCTCAGGCGATTCGGACGATCTCGTCTCCGACCTGCACGCGTGGCGTGTGGGTCCCGGTCGGCTCGCCGTGATCGCGGTCGTCGTGTCGGATTCGCCGCGGGCCCCCGCTGAGTACAAGCGCCGGATGCAGGGGGCAGTCGATATCGCGCACGCGACGGTCGAAGTGAACCGCTGCGAAGGGCATGGCGAGGGCGCCCGCGCCGCGTAGCGGCAACGAGGACGGCACGCGTCGGCTCGGCGCGAGCCGCGCGACCGATTCGTCGACGGCGCGGAGCTGACGGCCGCGTCTGGGGCCGCCACGGCGCGGTCAGGGGCGATTTCCCGCAGATCGACTCGCGTCGAAGGGAACTCGCATGCGGCGGCCGGCGATGACGAGGAAGACGCCCCCCGTCTGAATCTACGCGCGTAGGCCCGAGTGAGTCCGATCCACATGATCTCGAACGCAGCCATCCGTCGTGGACTCGATGGTGAAGGGGGCCTCGCCCCGGTCGTCCACCTGATCGCCGGACTTCCGACGGACGAGGTCGTGCGGGGATTCGATCGCATCCGCGAACATCTGCCGGTCTCGTCCCTGGCGTGCCTCGTGGCTTCGTCGTCGCCCGAGTGCGCCCGGACGGGGGTGCTGCTCCCGCCCCATGCGGAGAACTCGCAGGTCGTCGAGGACTGGGAGACGTGTGACTTCCTGGAGCGTCGTTTCGGTCCGGGCGCTCGGATTGGCGGTGTACTGACCGTCGTGGACGCGGACGCGCTGGGCGACCAACTGGAATCGGCGGATCCGATTTCGGCACTCGGGTGGGGAAGGAGCGCACGTGATGCCCGAACGGTCGCCGACATCGTGGCGGGTCAGGTCGAATCGGCGACCCATCTCCTGCTGGTTGGACGCCCGTCCTCTTGTGCGTCGGTTCGAGGCCTCCTCGAAGCGTTGAACCCCGATGGCGCGTTGATGCATCTCGACGGCGCTGCGAGTCAGGAGCTCCTCGAAGTCACGCAGGCTCCCCCCGGACGCAGCGAGTCGGCGCGGGTCGTGCCGCCCTGGCTCGCGCTCCTGCGAGCAGAGAGAGTCTCGCCGGATCGATCCGATCGTTTTCTCTATCGTCGGTCACTGCCTTTCGACGCCCAGCGTTTCGGCGAGTGGCTCGCCGATCCGCCCCGCTCGCTCGTTCGCGGAAAGGGCAACGTCTGGCTCGCGAACCGCCTGGATCAATCGATGGGCTACTCGTGTGCGGGATCCGTTCACCGGCTCTTCGACGCGGGCCGGTGGTGGGCGAGCCAGAGCGGTTCGGCCTGGCCGACATGCGAATCCGCGAGGCGGCGCCTTCTCGAACGCTGGCATCCGCAGTTCGGGGATCGGCGGCAGGAGCTCGCCTTCGTGGGGCTCGACCTCGACGTCGAGCGGGTTCGCGCGGAGCTCGACGCGTGCCTTCTCTCGGAGACCGAGGCGCTCGAGTCGTTCGAAGCGGCGACGCCGTCTCTCAGAGTGACTTCCCACCCCGGTCACTCCGGCGCAGGACTCCACTGATGATCGACTGGCTGATCATCGGAGGCGGGCCGCACGGCGTGCACGCGGCCGCGCGTCTCGTGGGGGAAGCCGGCGTTCCGACCGAAGCAGTCCGCATCCTCGACGACGAGGAGGTCCTGCTGGCTCGCTGGCGACGATGTACCCGGAACACGGGCATGCGGTATCTGCGCTCGCCCGCGGTCCACCATCTCGACCTCTCGTCGGCATCGCTGCAACGGTTCTCGAAGTCGGGACGAGGCCGCCGGTTTCCGCAGCCCTTCACGCGACCGTACTCGCGTCCGTCGCTCGAGCTCTTCGATCGACACTGCGACGAGGTCGTCACGAGACTCGGACTCGAGGATCTACACGTGCGCGGTCGTGCGGAGTCGCTCGAGATCACGGAGGAACTCGTCCGGATCGGCGTGCGCGGGATGGAGACCGAGGGCGAGCACGAGTCGATCGAAGCGAAGCGGGTCATTCTCGCGCTCGGCGCCCCGGAGCGACCGGAGTGGCCCGAGTGGGCGATGCAACTCTCGCGAGAGAACGTCGACGTGTCGAATGCTGGCTCGATCCAGCACGTCTTCGACCCGGGCTTCGATCTCCGGGACGATCCGGAGGACGAGGCGATCGCGGTGGTCGGCGCAGGGATCTCCGGCGCCCAGGTGGCGCTTCGCCTCGCGCGGGAGGGACGCCGCGTGGTCCTCCTCTCCCGTCATCCCCTCCGCATCCATCAGTTCGACAGCGACCCCGGGTGGCAGGGGCCCAAGTACATGGCCGGCTTCTCGCGGCTTCGCGATCTGGATGAGCGCAGGCGCCGCATCGGCGAGGCGCGACATCGCGGATCCATCCCCCCTGACGTCGAGAGCGCCCTTCGCATGGCCTGCGCGGACGGGCGGATCGAACATCTCGAAGGCGTCGAAGTCGAATCGGCGACCCTTTCGGAGGGGCGTCCGTCCCTCGAAGTCGGCGGCCGGTCGATCCTCGTCGATCGTGTCCTGCTGGCGACGGGCTTTCCCCGCCGACGCCCGGGGGAGGGCTGGCTCGACGACGCCATCGAGAAGCATGATCTTCCCTGTGCGGAATGCGGCTATCCGGTCGTCGATCGCGGTCTGCGATGGCATCCTCGTCTCCTGGTGACCGGTCCTCTCGCCGAACTCGAGATCGGCCCGGTCTCTCGCAACCTTTCGGGAGCAATGCGGGCTGGCGAGCGGATCGCCGCCGTAGCCCGAACGGATCTCGTCTACTGAGGGCCACGTCGGCCCGAATCGGAGTCTCGAATCGATGTCCCACTGTTTCGACTATTCCAACAAGCGCATCGTCGTCACGGGCGCGTACTCGGGCGTCGGTGCCGCGTTGCTGGATGTGCTCTCCGAGCTCGGCGGTCCCGAGGTCATCGCGCTCGACCTCAAGGAGCCCGAGGGCCGGATTGATCGCTTCATCGAGACGAACATGGGGAAGGCTTCCTCTGTCCAGGCGGCGATCGAGGCCATCGACGGCCCGGTCGACGTCCTCTTCAACAACGCGGGCATCGCCGCGACGCATCCGGTCGAGGACGTGATGGCCGTGAACTGGCTCGGTCTTCGTCAGCTCTCGGAGGGACTGCTCCCGAAGATTCGCGAGGGCGGCGCGATCGCCAACACGGCGTCGATTGCGGGTGGTCAGTGGCCGGGTCATCTGCAAGAGGTCCTCGACTGCATCTCGATCGAGGGCAGCGAGGAGCTCTTCGGCTGGTGCCGGGACCACGCCGAGCTGGTCGGGGACGGATATGCCTTCTCGAAGGAATGCGTCCAGGTCTATACGATGAAGAGCGCCAGGGCGACGCTCGAGCGGAACGTGCGCACGAACAGCGTCTGCCCGGCGCCGATCGACACGCCGCTGCTGCCCGACTTCAACAAGACGATGACCGAGAAGACCATGAACTGGACGATCGACCAGATCGGCGGAACGATCGCGACGCCGCGGGACATCGCGATGACCCTCGCGTTCCTCGGCTCGGACGCTTCGGGATACGTGAACGGCGTCAACCTGAACGTGGACATGGGCTTCAACGCCTTCATGACCACCGGGCAGCTCGATTTCTCGGGGCTCGCGTGAGGCGATGACGAGTTCCCCCGCGCTGGACCAGCTCCGCTCGTCGGGGCGGGTTCAGCGGATCTCCGTGCCCCAGCCGACGGATCACGAGGGGGTGGCTCCTTCGGACTCAGGGGCCGAGCTGGAG
It encodes:
- the gloB gene encoding hydroxyacylglutathione hydrolase, which produces MLEIHQFGCLSDNYGFLVHDPDSGSTACVDTPEVEPTLAALQEKGWSLTHIWNTHWHPDHTGGNQELQEKTGCAILGPRNERDRVPGIETELGEGSTFAFGAHEVRVFDVPGHTAGHIAYWLPEDSVAFVGDTLFALGCGRLFEGTAEQMWDSLGKLRTLPPETVVYCAHEYTQANARFALSVDPENADLTRRVQEIDAMRAKGLATVPTTIGVEHSTNPFLRADDPAFQRAIGMEGADPVAVFAETRKRKDEF
- a CDS encoding NAD-dependent epimerase/dehydratase family protein — translated: MTTANGAPGTLRVLLTGGAGFLGRAILREFSKLPDVEVRVLDRAPLDPERFPDVEFRVGDIVDYETVVDACRDVDVVLHAASQVDWGHTTREALEAVNVGGTRTVIGACREAGVAGLVYTSSMDVVCGTEPLSGVDERHPYPARFTNEYSRTKAVAEQEVLAADDATLRTCALRPCGLFGEGDPYHVANVLDVLEKDGLPFRIGDGTARFQHVYVGNVAHAHVLAARALLAPESPLRGEAYFLTDDCEAINFLDFMEPIVEALGHRLPPKSRRMPYSILFGVGALMEAAAWVVRGLSRLAPEGSRVREKVAFAPVLTRSSVRFLCHDHVFDGSKARRDLDYKPIYGEAEALERTIAWFRDER
- a CDS encoding arylsulfatase, which encodes MGDRAGEFMRTGTGGRRSPGASGQKGSGGIRGTIAACVLLFAGIAGAAQERPNVVIVIMDDVGFADLGAYGSEIETPTIDRLAENGLRYTHFTVTGVCSPSRAALLTGLNHHSAGVGHASDIPREFRGYRGEIHEDITTLPEILRAEGYATLMVGKWHLVNGVHRTAAGPYDEWPTGRGFDHFYGFLASHASQWGPHDLWEGTTAVEAPADGSYYFPDAMTDRALEMLEAQRQDDPDRPFFLYYSTPAAHAPHHTKPEDRAKYAGRFDRGYDVSRAERLARQKGMGLVPEDAPLAPYYPGVVPFDELSDEERRVSTRLQENHAAYLDNMDQNLGRVISWLSQHGELENTILLVMSDNGGSREAFANGTTNQGRFFSQFGETHEQRMRELPLIGGPDSYPNYPLGWMQASNTPFKLSKASVHGGGVRSPLVVHWPGGGIEAGGLRKQMHHVNDVAPTVLELLGIEHPSSRAESEVVPMEGTSFAYSLADADAPTRKLEQYYEMEGNRAIYARGWKLVSWHPDGESYEDYPWELYHLDEDPTESKDLAEIHPEKVVELSQAFDAAAARYDVLPIDDRWFNDRAGFTSPEPETFSLQDGAGPLNTLAEAPRMAMRSWTITARLSRAQGDQGVLVAMGDIYSGYSLYLQGDRAHFAVNLFGDLTVLRSSAPLPEGATEIEVEFQHDGTFEAILRGGLWSRYRFLGGDVSLKVDGIEVAEARLPYGPPVLIWEGLDVGLDRGSPVTRAYTAPFDFTGELAEVAFDLR
- a CDS encoding GTP-binding protein is translated as MSPIHMISNAAIRRGLDGEGGLAPVVHLIAGLPTDEVVRGFDRIREHLPVSSLACLVASSSPECARTGVLLPPHAENSQVVEDWETCDFLERRFGPGARIGGVLTVVDADALGDQLESADPISALGWGRSARDARTVADIVAGQVESATHLLLVGRPSSCASVRGLLEALNPDGALMHLDGAASQELLEVTQAPPGRSESARVVPPWLALLRAERVSPDRSDRFLYRRSLPFDAQRFGEWLADPPRSLVRGKGNVWLANRLDQSMGYSCAGSVHRLFDAGRWWASQSGSAWPTCESARRRLLERWHPQFGDRRQELAFVGLDLDVERVRAELDACLLSETEALESFEAATPSLRVTSHPGHSGAGLH
- a CDS encoding SRPBCC domain-containing protein, producing the protein MKTRDSVRAEIEIDAPIESVWQVLGDLDRYCDWNPFTPRADSGLSIGDPIWFRVRLFGDWTIPWRERVTRNAPHTLGWELVLGHRRLLHAERVQVLTEVDPHRTHYMTEDRFSGWLAGLVLVLFGGSMGKGFADCAHGLKKASENRR
- the dmeF gene encoding CDF family Co(II)/Ni(II) efflux transporter DmeF; amino-acid sequence: MHATNAETWKHDHDYLGESLARNERQTRLVIALTAAMMVAEISAGVAYGSMALLADGWHMASHASALGITAFAYGFARRHRHSSRYSFGTWKVSILGGYTSAVVLGIVALAIAWESFGRFVNPREISFDQAIGVAILGLIVNLVSAWLLRDGHDHGHDHGHDGHHHHDHNLRAAYLHVLADALTSLTAILALVCGKYFGWHWMDPAMGVVGSLVIGRWAYGLVQQTSSILLDGDVPQSTLDALRAAISGDSDDLVSDLHAWRVGPGRLAVIAVVVSDSPRAPAEYKRRMQGAVDIAHATVEVNRCEGHGEGARAA